The candidate division TA06 bacterium DNA window CGGCGATGTATTTGAAATTGGAGATCAGGCGCTCCCTTAACAGGATCTTGGTGATCGCCATCTTCATTTTGGAGGCCGGAACATCCGCCCTCTTCATCTTGGCTTTCCCGGCATTGCGGATCCTGGTCAGCATATCGGCAATGGGATCGGTCATCGACATCTCGTATTATCTCCTAAAAATGCTCTTGTAAATCTTGATAACGGCTTAAAAACCAATTCATCTCCCTACCAGCTGGCCTTGACCATTCCGGGGATCTCGCCCCTTAAGGTCATCTCCCGCAGGCAAATCCGGCAGATGCCGAAGTCGCGGTAGAACGCCCGGGCCCTTCCGCAGCGGCGGCACCGGCTGTGATGCCGGACCTTGAACTTCGGCCGCTCGGACTTTTGAATCATCGCCTTTCTGGCCATAGAACTTGAGTATCCTTTTTGTTTAAAATATTGGACTTGATGCTTATTTCTGGAAAGGCATCCCCATCAGGCTCAGCAGTTCCTTAGCCTCTTCATCGCTCTTGGCGGTGGTCACGAAGGTGATATCCATACCCACGATCTTGGAGATCTTGTCGTAGTTGATCTCGGGAAAGATGATCTGCTCCTTGATCCCCATGGTGTAATTCCCCCGGCCGTCGAAGGACTTGGCCGCCATCCCCTTGAAATCGCGGATCCGGGGCATGGCCACGTTGACCATCCGGTCGAAGAACTCGTACATGGTGTTGCCCCTTAAGGTGACCATGGCGCCGATGGGCAGCCCGGCCCGCAGTTTGAAGTTGGCGATGGATTTTTTGGATTTGCGGATGGATGGTTTTTGGCCGGTGATGGTCCCCAGGTCCTTGGCCGCGGCCTCCACAATTTTAGGATCCTGAATCCCCTCGCCCAGCCCCATGTTGACCACGATCTTTAAAAGGGCCGGGGCCTGCATCGGGCTTTTATAGCCGAATTTTTTGATCAGGGCCGGCTTGACTTCCTGCCGGTATTTTTCTTTTAAACGCGCCATTTTCGATTTTCGATTTACGATTTACGATTTACGATTAAGCAATTACACTGCCACCAAGGCACCAAGACACAAATTTAATGTCCTATTTATTAATATGGTTTGGGGCCTTTGTGGCGGAGTTTACCCTGATGTATAGAAGGGTGGCTAAATAATTAGACTTTGTCCAGCATCTCGCCGCAGGACTTGCAGACCCGGGACCGCTTGCCGTCGGTCAGCGCCCGGGCTCCCACCCGGACGCCCTTGTTGCACTTGGCGCAGACCACCATCAGGTTGGAGACCGCCACCGGGGCTTCCTTCTCCAGGATCCCGGCCTTCTGCCCCTGCTTGCGGGGCTTGGTGTGCCGCTTGATGAACTGGACTCCCTCCACTATGGCCCGGCTTTTCTCGGGGAACAGTTTGAGCACCTTGCCCCGTTTGCCTTTGGCTTTTCCGGCTATCACCACTACCGTGTCGTTTTTCTTTATCTTCATATTTCTTTGCTTTTTGCTCTCTGCCTTTTGCTTTCTGATTTTTTATATCACCTCGGGGGCCAAAGATACAATTTTAAGGAACTGTTTCTCCCGGAGCTCGCGGCCCACCGGCCCGAAGATGCGGGTTCCCCTGGGTTCGTTCTTGTCGTCGATGATTACCGCGGCATTCTCGTCGAACCGGATGTAGGAGCCGTCCCGGCGCCGGACCTCTTTGCTGGTGCGGACCACCACCGCCCGGGCCACTTCGCCCTTCTTGACGCTGCCGCCGGGGAGCACGTCCTTGACGGTGATCTTGATGATGTCGCCGATGCTGCCGTAACGCCGGGAATGGCCTCCCATTACCTGGATGCACATGCATTTTCGGGCTCCGGTATTATCGGCCACGGTCAGTCTGCTGAATTGCTGTATCATTTCAACCCGCCTTGTTGCCTGTTGATTGTATTAATTGCTTTGAAAAACCTTAGCTGCCTTACTTGGCTTTGCTGATGACCCCGTCCAGGCGCCAGCGCTTGCATTTGGAGAGCGGCCTGGTCTCCACTATCCGCACGGTGTCGCCGGCTTTAGCCTCGCCCTTTTCATCGTGGGCCATCAGTTTGCTGGTCCGTTTCACCACCCGGCCGTAAAACGGGTCCTTGAACTTGCGCTCCACCGCCACCACTATGGTCTTGGCCATCTTGTTGCTGGTGACTTTTCCGGTCCGTTCCTTGCGTAAATTTCTCTCGGTCATAAAACTCCTAAAATAGCTAGATATTATGCGGTCTTGGCGCCCGAAGCCAGCTTGGCCTTGCCCAGCTTGTCTTCCTGGAGCACGGTCTTAATACGGGCCACCTGGCGGCGGGATTTTTTGAGCTCGGTGGGCTTGGGCAGCCCCTGGGTGGAATGGCGCAGGGTCAGATGGAAAAGGTTCTGGCCCTCTTCCTTGAGCTTCTGTTCCACCTCGGCCCGGGTCATCTGGCGCATTTCTTTTACCTTGGCCATACTATATTACCTTTATGGTGCGATCGCGCTCGACGATCTTGGTTTTAATGGGCAGTTTGTGCGAAGCCAGACCTAAGGCCCTCTTGGCAGATTCCGGGGGGATGCCGCCGATCTCGAACATTACCCGGCCCGGCTTGATCACCGCCACCCAGTGATCCGGAGCGCCCTTGCCCTTGCCCATCCTGGTCTCGGCCGGTTTCTTGGTGGACGGATGGTCGGGGAAAATCCTGATCCAGACCCGGCCGCCCTTTTTGGTGAAGCGGGTCAGGGCCACCCGGGCGGATTCTATCTGCCGGTCGGTGATCCAGGCGGCCTCCACTGCCATCAGTCCCTGATCGCCGAATTCCACGAACTGCCCGCGGCTAGCCGTCCCGGTCATCCTTCCCCGGTGTTGTTTGCGGTGCTTTACCCTTTTTGGCATCAACATTTGTGAACTATCTCCAAAGTATCAAAAAGACTTGATGGCCTAAGAACCGTTTGCTTTATTTTCTTTAATCTCTTACGAGTTAAATTCTTTGCAAAACTTGTGGTGAGCTTGCCGAACCAATGGGCATAATTTGAATTTCAAACGTCAGGTGACGTTATAAATTCGAAGCACGAAATCAGAAATCCGAAACAAATCCGAATGACCGAATGACCAGAAAGCCGGAAAAACCACCTTAGACCGCGGGTAAACGGGTTTTTGTCATTGTCCTTTTGAACATTTGAATTTGTTTCGAGTTTCGTGATTAGGATTTCGGATTTAGTTCCGGTTTACCCGGGTTGGGCTACTGCCTTACGGCCTGGCGGGCCGGCAACTGTTCTCCCTTGAAGATCCAGACCTTGATCCCGATGCAACCGAAGGTGGTGTGCGAGGTGGCGGTGCCGTAGTCGATGTTGGCCCTCAAGGTGTGCAGCGGAACCCGGCCCTCGCGGTAGCTTTCGGTCCGGGCGATCTCGGCCCCGCCCAGCCGGCCGCCGCAGGAGATCTTGATCCCCTGGGCTCCCATCCTTAAGGCTCCCTGCACCGCCTTCTTCATGGCCCGGCGGTAGGAGATGCGCTGTTCCAGCTGGCGGGCGATGGAGTCGGACACCAGCGCCGAATTGATCTCGGGAACCTTGACCTCGGCGATGTTGAGGTGAACTTCCTTCTGGCCGGTCAGGAGTTGGACCTCGGCCTTGAGCTTTTCGATGTCGGCTCCCTTGCGGCCGATCACTATCCCGGGGCGCGAAGTGTGGACGGTAATGGTGGCCCTTTTGGGGGTGCGTTCGATCTCGATCTTGGCCAGGCCGGCGTTGGCCAGCTTCTGCCGGAGGTACTGCCGGATCTTCTGATCTTCATCCAACAGGTCGGGAAAATCTTTTTTGGCGAACCAGCGGGAGTCCCAGGTCTTGATGATTCCCAGCCTTAACCCGATCGGATTTGTCTTTTGACCCAAGGCTTATTCCTCCGTATCTTGTTTTGGTTGACCGTCCGAAACCCGCACCGTTAAATGGCTGGTCCGCTTTAAACGACGGTCGGCCCTTCCCCGGGCCCGGGGCCGCATTCTTTTCCAGGTAGCGCCTTCATCCACCCTGATCTCGGAGACCTTGAGGGTATCGGGATCAAACTTGGCCTGGCCGGCCTGCTCCACCGCCGAGGCCACCGCCGACTGGATAGCCTTTAAGATCAGGGGGCTGGCGGCCCGGGGCACGAAGCGCAGGATGGACAGAGCCTGGTTGCAGTTCTTTCCCCGCACCAGGTCGGCCACGATCCGCATCTTGCGAGGAGTAACCCGGACGAATTTTTGTCTGGCTAAAGCTTCCATAATACTCTATAGTGTTTTGAGACTTCTGCAAAAGTACCCTTTACCACGGAAACACAATTTTTGAAAGGAAATTACTATGCTTTTAACGATTTAGTAAGTATAATTCAGTGTTTCCTGAGTTTCCGTGTTTCAGTGATAAGTTTCGTAGAGGCCTTGTTTTATTAGGTTTTGGCCGGGGCTGCCGCCGGGGCTGCGCCGGGGGCGCCGGGAGCCGCGGTGGTGGTTTCGGTCTTCCTGCCGCCCCTCTTGTCCACTTCCTTGCCGGCCGCGCCGTGCTTGCGGAAGGTGCGGGTGGGGGAGAACTCTCCCAGTTTATGGCCGACCATGTTCTCGCTGATGTAGACCGGTATAAACTTGTTGCCGTTATGGACCGAAATGGTGAACCCCACGAATTCCGGGGGGATCAGCGAGCGCCGGGCCCAGGTCTTGACCACCTTCTTATCGCGGGCGGCGTTCATGGCTTCGATCTTGGCGAATAGCTTGGGATCTATGAAGGGTCCTTTTTTTAGGGAGCGGGACATTACTTTCTCCTCTTGACAATAAACTTGCTGGAAAATTTCTTGCGGTTGCGGGTCTTTTTGCCCTTGGACAGGAGGCCGGTGGGGCCGCAGGGATGGCGTCCGCCCGAGGACTTGCCTTCGCCGCCGCCCATGGGATGATCGTGGGGGTTCTTGACCACGCCCCGGCTGTGGGGCTTGACCCCCAGCCAGCGGTTGCGGCCGGCCTTGCCGATGGAGATGTTCTCGTGCTCCAGGTTGCCCACCTGGCCGATGGTGGCCAGGCACTCCAAGCTGATCATCCGGACCTCTCCCGATGGCATCCGCAGCTGGGCGTAGCCGGCCTCCTTGGCCAAAAGCTGGGCCGATCCTCCGGCGGTGCGCACCATCTGGCCGCCCCGGCCCCTGGTAACCTCGATATTGTGAACCGGAGTGCCCATGGGTATCTCGGACAGCGGCAGGGCGTTGCCGTTCTTGATCTCGGAGCCGGGCCCCGACATCACCTTGTCGCCCGGCTTCAGTCCCAGCGGGGCCATGATGTAACGCCACTCCCCATCGGCGTATTTCAGCAGGGCCAGCCGGGCCGAGCGGTTGGGATCATACTCTATGGCGGCCACCGTGGCGGCGATCCCGTATTTGTCGCGCCGGAAATCAACCAGGCGGTAAGCCCGTTTGTGCCCGCCTCCGCGGTGGTCGGCGGTTACCCGCCCGTGATTGTTGCGTCCCCCGCTTTTGCGCATGGCCTTCTTCAGCCTTTTGGGAGCCAGCGGCTTGGTCAACTCTTCAAAGGTGTAGCCGGTGCGGTGCCTTAATCCGGGAGTCACCGGTTTATAAGACTTGATCCCCATTTATCTCCTGATTCAACTGTAAATGTGTGTTTGCAGGTTTATAAATCCATCCGAAGGTTAGTCCGGTAAAGCCGAATTTCATATAACGTTGTGCGTTGGCGAAACAACCGGGGGCACGGTCGATAGGATCCGGAATAAAGTATGGCTGTTTCCCGAAGAGCGGGAGCGCCAATGTTGTGTCAGGCTAAGTTGCTTATTTTTTGCTCCAATTCGAAATGCTCAGACCTTCAATCTTTTTGAAATGATCCTCATTATTTGTTGCGAGAATCAAGCCGTTTGAGAGTGCGATGCCTGCAATGAGTATATCAATATCATCAATTGGTTTTCCTAATTTCCTCAATCCGGCGTAGATGTCTGATGAAATTGTGACAGATTCCTCAGTCAAAGGAATTACGGTATTGCGCTTTGCAAACTCCAAGAATGAATCCAGTTGTTTCAATGCGTCCCTGTGCTTTAAACCGCTGAGAATTTCGTAATAGGAAATGATGCTCAGGTTTATTTTTCTGTGCCGGACAAGATAGTTCTTGAAATTTAAAACAACATTGTGATTGTTCCTGAAAAACAAGGACAAAATGTCAGTATCAACCAGAGCCGGCTTCATTGCTTATTCTTCCTGCAAAAGCATTTTTTCTTCGTTGGGTTATTTCTTTCAAAAAATCATTGAACGCATCATCTGACACATCCTTCCAACAACCGGCAAATTCCATTATCTGATCAATATTTCCTTTCGACTTCTGTATGCCTATTCTAAAATAGTGAATAAAGTCATATACCTCAGACAACTTATGCTCAGGAATAAGTTTAAT harbors:
- the rpsH gene encoding 30S ribosomal protein S8 codes for the protein MSMTDPIADMLTRIRNAGKAKMKRADVPASKMKMAITKILLRERLISNFKYIA
- a CDS encoding type Z 30S ribosomal protein S14; translation: MARKAMIQKSERPKFKVRHHSRCRRCGRARAFYRDFGICRICLREMTLRGEIPGMVKASW
- the rplE gene encoding 50S ribosomal protein L5; this translates as MARLKEKYRQEVKPALIKKFGYKSPMQAPALLKIVVNMGLGEGIQDPKIVEAAAKDLGTITGQKPSIRKSKKSIANFKLRAGLPIGAMVTLRGNTMYEFFDRMVNVAMPRIRDFKGMAAKSFDGRGNYTMGIKEQIIFPEINYDKISKIVGMDITFVTTAKSDEEAKELLSLMGMPFQK
- a CDS encoding 50S ribosomal protein L24, producing the protein MKIKKNDTVVVIAGKAKGKRGKVLKLFPEKSRAIVEGVQFIKRHTKPRKQGQKAGILEKEAPVAVSNLMVVCAKCNKGVRVGARALTDGKRSRVCKSCGEMLDKV
- the rplN gene encoding 50S ribosomal protein L14, whose protein sequence is MIQQFSRLTVADNTGARKCMCIQVMGGHSRRYGSIGDIIKITVKDVLPGGSVKKGEVARAVVVRTSKEVRRRDGSYIRFDENAAVIIDDKNEPRGTRIFGPVGRELREKQFLKIVSLAPEVI
- the rpsQ gene encoding 30S ribosomal protein S17 translates to MTERNLRKERTGKVTSNKMAKTIVVAVERKFKDPFYGRVVKRTSKLMAHDEKGEAKAGDTVRIVETRPLSKCKRWRLDGVISKAK
- the rpmC gene encoding 50S ribosomal protein L29, with the translated sequence MAKVKEMRQMTRAEVEQKLKEEGQNLFHLTLRHSTQGLPKPTELKKSRRQVARIKTVLQEDKLGKAKLASGAKTA
- the rplP gene encoding 50S ribosomal protein L16 yields the protein MLMPKRVKHRKQHRGRMTGTASRGQFVEFGDQGLMAVEAAWITDRQIESARVALTRFTKKGGRVWIRIFPDHPSTKKPAETRMGKGKGAPDHWVAVIKPGRVMFEIGGIPPESAKRALGLASHKLPIKTKIVERDRTIKVI
- the rpsC gene encoding 30S ribosomal protein S3; amino-acid sequence: MGQKTNPIGLRLGIIKTWDSRWFAKKDFPDLLDEDQKIRQYLRQKLANAGLAKIEIERTPKRATITVHTSRPGIVIGRKGADIEKLKAEVQLLTGQKEVHLNIAEVKVPEINSALVSDSIARQLEQRISYRRAMKKAVQGALRMGAQGIKISCGGRLGGAEIARTESYREGRVPLHTLRANIDYGTATSHTTFGCIGIKVWIFKGEQLPARQAVRQ
- the rplV gene encoding 50S ribosomal protein L22, which produces MEALARQKFVRVTPRKMRIVADLVRGKNCNQALSILRFVPRAASPLILKAIQSAVASAVEQAGQAKFDPDTLKVSEIRVDEGATWKRMRPRARGRADRRLKRTSHLTVRVSDGQPKQDTEE
- the rpsS gene encoding 30S ribosomal protein S19; amino-acid sequence: MSRSLKKGPFIDPKLFAKIEAMNAARDKKVVKTWARRSLIPPEFVGFTISVHNGNKFIPVYISENMVGHKLGEFSPTRTFRKHGAAGKEVDKRGGRKTETTTAAPGAPGAAPAAAPAKT
- the rplB gene encoding 50S ribosomal protein L2 is translated as MGIKSYKPVTPGLRHRTGYTFEELTKPLAPKRLKKAMRKSGGRNNHGRVTADHRGGGHKRAYRLVDFRRDKYGIAATVAAIEYDPNRSARLALLKYADGEWRYIMAPLGLKPGDKVMSGPGSEIKNGNALPLSEIPMGTPVHNIEVTRGRGGQMVRTAGGSAQLLAKEAGYAQLRMPSGEVRMISLECLATIGQVGNLEHENISIGKAGRNRWLGVKPHSRGVVKNPHDHPMGGGEGKSSGGRHPCGPTGLLSKGKKTRNRKKFSSKFIVKRRK
- a CDS encoding type II toxin-antitoxin system VapC family toxin, which produces MKPALVDTDILSLFFRNNHNVVLNFKNYLVRHRKINLSIISYYEILSGLKHRDALKQLDSFLEFAKRNTVIPLTEESVTISSDIYAGLRKLGKPIDDIDILIAGIALSNGLILATNNEDHFKKIEGLSISNWSKK